The Odocoileus virginianus isolate 20LAN1187 ecotype Illinois chromosome 3, Ovbor_1.2, whole genome shotgun sequence genome includes a window with the following:
- the MFAP3 gene encoding microfibril-associated glycoprotein 3, translating to MKPLRCLSTLVVSVIVPAAFALEDVDFNQMIPLGTNHSSSNASFLPSFELSSDSHSGDDVIIAREGTSVSIKCLLTVDRYEQVSWYNSKGQQLDDRDRGGKWLVSDNFLNITNVAFADRGLYTCYITSPTRASYSVTLRVIFTSGDMSVYYMVVCLIAFTITLILNVTRLCMMSSHLRKTEKAINEFFRTEGAEKLQKAFEIAKRIPIITSAKTLELAKVTQFKTMEFARYIEELARSVPLPPLILNCRAFVEEMFEAVRVDDPDEMGERIKDRPALNAQDGIFVINPGMGRSNSPGGDSDDGSLSEQGQEIAVQVSVHPQSETKSIDTDSQDSSHFSPPDDAGSTESNSNYKDGSYESCQL from the exons aTGAAGCCACTTCGTTGTTTATCCACTTTAGTGGTGAGTGTTATTGTGCCAGCTGCTTTTGCTTTGGAAGATGTAGACTTCAACCAAATGATCCCACTGGGAACAAATCACAGCTCTTCCAAtgcatcatttcttccaagttttgaaCTCTCATCGGATTCCCACTCTGGTGATGATGTCATCATAGCCAGAGAAGGAACTAGTGTTTCAATCAAGTGTCTCCTCACAGTCGACCGCTATGAACAGGTCTCTTGGTACAACTCAAAAGGACAGCAGCTGGATGACAGAGACAGAG GTGGAAAATGGTTGGTTTCTGATAACTTCCTGAATATCACCAACGTAGCCTTTGCCGACCGTGGGCTCTATACGTGTTATATCACCTCTCCAACCCGTGCCTCCTACTCGGTCACCCTGCGTGTCATCTTCACCTCGGGAGACATGAGTGTCTACTATATGGTGGTTTGCCTGATTGCCTTTACAATCACTCTCATCTTGAATGTGACACGGTTGTGCATGATGAGCAGCCATCTTCGTAAAACTGAGAAAGCCATCAATGAATTCTTCCGAACTGAAGGGGCAGAGAAACTTCAGAAGGCCTTTGAGATTGCAAAACGCATCCCCATCATCACCTCGGCCAAGACTCTGGAACTCGCCAAAGTCACGCAATTTAAAACCATGGAGTTTGCTCGTTATATCGAAGAACTGGCAAGAAGCGTCCCTCTGCCACCCCTTATTCTAAACTGCCGGGCCTTTGTAGAGGAGATGTTTGAGGCTGTGCGAGTGGATGACCCTGATGAGATGGGAGAGAGAATTAAAGACAGACCTGCCTTGAATGCTCAAGATGGCATCTTTGTCATTAACCCAGGGATGGGCCGGAGTAATTCACCAGGAGGAGATTCAGATGATGGTTCCCTGAGTGAACAAGGCCAGGAGATAGCAGTTCAAGTTTCCGTCCACCCTCAGTCAGAGACGAAAAGTATTGATACTGATTCTCAAGACAGCAGTCATTTCAGCCCGCCTGATGATGCAGGATCTACCGAATCGAACTCTAACTACAAAGATGGGTCATATGAAAGCTGCCAGCTGTGA